The Chryseobacterium aureum genome contains a region encoding:
- a CDS encoding 3-phosphoshikimate 1-carboxyvinyltransferase, which translates to MKLEKSKLVSDKTVQISGSKSISNRLLILESLFSNIKIGNLSNSQDTQLLKKALSEDTEVVDIHHAGTAMRFLTSYYSIQEGKTTVLTGSGRMKERPIKNLVTALRDLGVDIEYMENEGFPPLKITGRKITQTLVNVPASISSQFITSLLLIAGKLENGLVINLVGDVTSRSYIEMTLDILTRFGIQSSFEGNSIKVEPFAAGNNTDPIHYEVESDWSSASYFYSICALGRKPIHLKSFYKASTQGDSAIADIYEKFFGIKTIFSENEHKLTLEPQPGFSFPEKIVLDMNNCPDIAQTLCVTAAALKIPFDISGLGTLRVKETDRLLALYNELKKLGTETEITDLTIQSISFGEPQDDISIKTYQDHRMAMSFAPFCLIKELNIEDEDVVEKSYPVFWKDLESILTH; encoded by the coding sequence ATGAAGCTAGAAAAATCAAAATTAGTAAGCGATAAAACAGTACAGATCAGCGGTTCGAAAAGTATTTCGAATCGTTTATTGATTCTGGAAAGCCTGTTTAGCAATATAAAAATCGGAAATCTATCCAATTCTCAGGATACTCAGCTCCTGAAAAAAGCATTATCTGAAGATACAGAGGTCGTAGATATTCATCACGCGGGAACGGCCATGCGTTTTCTGACCTCTTATTATTCTATTCAGGAAGGAAAGACAACCGTTCTTACCGGCTCCGGAAGAATGAAAGAAAGACCTATCAAAAATCTGGTAACGGCTTTGAGAGATCTCGGTGTAGACATTGAATATATGGAGAACGAGGGATTTCCTCCTTTAAAAATTACCGGAAGAAAGATCACCCAGACTTTGGTGAATGTTCCGGCCAGTATTTCAAGCCAGTTTATCACATCTCTTCTCCTTATTGCAGGAAAACTTGAAAACGGATTGGTGATTAACCTTGTAGGTGATGTTACTTCAAGATCCTATATTGAAATGACCCTGGATATCCTGACCAGATTCGGCATCCAAAGCAGCTTTGAAGGAAATTCAATTAAAGTAGAACCTTTCGCTGCCGGGAATAATACTGACCCAATCCATTATGAAGTGGAAAGCGACTGGAGTTCGGCTTCTTACTTCTACTCTATCTGTGCTTTGGGAAGAAAACCCATTCATCTGAAGAGCTTTTACAAAGCCTCTACGCAGGGAGACTCTGCCATTGCCGATATCTACGAAAAGTTTTTTGGAATCAAAACTATATTTTCTGAAAATGAGCATAAACTCACCCTGGAACCTCAACCTGGTTTTTCTTTCCCGGAAAAAATCGTACTGGATATGAACAACTGTCCGGATATTGCACAAACCCTTTGCGTAACTGCTGCGGCGTTGAAAATTCCTTTTGATATTTCCGGATTGGGAACCTTACGAGTAAAGGAAACCGACAGACTTCTTGCTTTATATAATGAGCTTAAAAAACTCGGTACCGAAACTGAGATTACAGATTTAACCATTCAATCCATCAGTTTTGGAGAGCCACAAGATGATATTTCGATCAAAACCTACCAGGATCACAGAATGGCGATGAGCTTTGCTCCGTTCTGCCTGATAAAAGAGCTGAATATTGAGGATGAAGATGTGGTGGAAAAATCTTATCCGGTATTCTGGAAAGATCTTGAAAGCATACTGACTCATTAA
- a CDS encoding type B 50S ribosomal protein L31 yields MKNGIHPENYRLVVFKDMSNDEVFLCKSTAETKDTIEYEGQEYPLIKMEISSTSHPFYTGKVKLVDTAGRVDKFMNKYKKFAK; encoded by the coding sequence ATGAAAAACGGAATCCACCCAGAAAATTATAGACTTGTTGTTTTCAAAGATATGAGTAACGACGAGGTGTTTCTTTGCAAGTCTACTGCAGAAACAAAAGACACTATCGAGTATGAAGGACAAGAGTATCCTCTGATCAAAATGGAAATCTCTTCAACTTCTCACCCTTTCTACACTGGTAAAGTAAAACTAGTTGACACTGCAGGTAGAGTTGATAAGTTCATGAACAAATACAAAAAATTCGCTAAGTAA
- a CDS encoding putative sugar nucleotidyl transferase, producing the protein MQLVFSDAQYWEDFLPLTFTRPIAAMRCGILTFSERWQKILDNTEVSYFTEMYLQDKFKSPEEKESLFLVPNFLPTETVIQQIKDLKLGEALVYEDELIAAKINMKGFSLNQIEKMTDIKEDLVFFKRPKDLFSYNHHAIDFDFDLLTKGRTSQELSSTNGFLGDKKDLFIEEGAYVEFSTINTKTGKIYIGKNTEVMEGCHLRGPIALCDDSKFNLGAKIYGATTIGPHCKVGGEVNNIIIFGYSSKGHEGFVGNSVIGEWCNFGADTNSSNMKNNYGNVKFWSYRTKAFEDTGLQFAGMIVGDHSKTAINTQLNTGTVIGVASNIFKPGFPPNLVENFSWGGLKDDERFKLDKVYEVAERAMARRKVALTEQDKAILKHIFDTY; encoded by the coding sequence ATGCAATTAGTATTTTCAGACGCACAATATTGGGAAGACTTTCTTCCACTTACCTTTACCCGTCCCATTGCTGCTATGCGATGCGGAATTCTTACATTCTCCGAAAGATGGCAGAAAATTCTGGATAACACTGAGGTCTCATACTTCACAGAAATGTATCTTCAGGATAAATTTAAAAGTCCTGAGGAAAAAGAAAGCCTTTTTCTTGTTCCGAACTTCCTTCCCACAGAAACGGTAATCCAACAGATTAAAGATCTTAAACTGGGAGAGGCTCTTGTTTATGAAGACGAATTGATTGCCGCTAAAATCAATATGAAAGGTTTTTCTCTGAACCAGATTGAAAAGATGACGGATATCAAGGAAGATCTTGTTTTCTTCAAAAGGCCAAAAGACCTGTTTTCTTATAACCATCATGCGATTGATTTCGATTTTGATTTGCTTACTAAAGGAAGAACCTCACAGGAATTGTCTTCCACAAACGGATTCTTAGGAGATAAGAAAGATCTGTTCATCGAAGAAGGAGCTTATGTTGAATTCTCCACAATCAATACAAAAACGGGTAAGATTTACATCGGTAAAAATACTGAGGTCATGGAAGGCTGCCACCTTCGCGGGCCCATTGCTCTTTGTGATGATTCCAAATTTAATCTTGGGGCTAAAATTTATGGGGCTACCACCATTGGCCCTCACTGTAAAGTAGGTGGAGAAGTGAATAATATTATTATATTCGGATACTCCAGTAAAGGACACGAAGGTTTTGTAGGAAACTCTGTCATTGGGGAGTGGTGTAATTTCGGAGCGGATACCAATTCTTCAAACATGAAAAATAATTATGGCAACGTAAAATTCTGGAGCTACAGAACAAAAGCATTTGAAGACACAGGCTTACAGTTTGCCGGAATGATTGTGGGGGATCATTCCAAAACAGCGATCAATACCCAATTGAACACCGGGACGGTCATTGGGGTCGCTTCCAATATATTCAAACCAGGCTTTCCGCCTAATCTTGTGGAAAACTTCTCGTGGGGAGGACTGAAAGATGATGAGAGATTCAAACTGGATAAAGTATATGAAGTGGCAGAAAGAGCCATGGCAAGAAGAAAAGTGGCTTTAACGGAACAAGATAAGGCGATTTTGAAACATATTTTTGATACGTATTAA
- a CDS encoding nucleotide pyrophosphohydrolase, which yields MEITQLQQQVDEWIKTIGVRYFNELTNMAMLTEEVGEVARIIARRYGEQSEKESDKTKDLGEELADVLFVTLCLANQTGVNLQDAFDRKMKIKTDRDKDRHQNNEKLK from the coding sequence ATGGAGATTACACAGTTACAACAGCAGGTAGATGAATGGATCAAGACCATTGGGGTAAGATACTTTAATGAACTTACCAATATGGCGATGCTGACAGAGGAAGTAGGCGAAGTAGCAAGAATTATTGCCAGAAGATATGGTGAGCAAAGCGAAAAGGAAAGTGATAAGACGAAAGACCTTGGTGAAGAACTGGCGGATGTGCTTTTTGTAACGTTATGCCTGGCCAATCAGACCGGAGTGAATCTGCAGGATGCTTTCGACAGAAAAATGAAAATCAAAACTGACCGCGATAAGGACCGGCATCAGAATAACGAAAAATTAAAATAA
- a CDS encoding phosphatidylinositol-specific phospholipase C, whose protein sequence is MTTITLGVVTASIFFSCSNDSLMERDSNENNGASLAKVNSRTLLAPIEMNSWMSGLQDNISLSKISIPGTHDSGARVDAPVVSGTAKTQDLSIAEQLNAGVRFLDIRCRHIDNAFTIHHGAIYQNLNFDDVLNACYTFLNSHPSETIIMSVKEEYDASNTTRSFEQTFDSYVQKNPSKWDLGSNIPTLGAVRGKIKLLRRFSSGATKGINASPWADNTTFDINNSGVQLKVQDYYKVTNNDDKWNGISSLLNEAKNDSNGKLFVNFTSGYKPGIFGIPSIPTVSNSINPRLKTFFQTNTHGSFGIMPIDFVNAELSELIVKTNF, encoded by the coding sequence ATGACAACAATCACGCTTGGAGTGGTTACGGCATCCATTTTTTTTTCCTGTTCCAATGACAGCCTTATGGAAAGAGATTCTAATGAAAACAATGGAGCTTCTTTAGCAAAAGTAAACAGCAGAACTTTACTTGCACCTATTGAAATGAATAGCTGGATGTCCGGTCTTCAGGACAATATTTCCCTTTCAAAAATCTCAATTCCCGGTACTCATGATTCCGGAGCACGTGTAGATGCCCCTGTTGTATCAGGTACAGCCAAAACCCAAGACCTCAGCATTGCAGAACAGCTGAATGCAGGCGTACGATTTCTGGATATCCGTTGCAGACATATTGACAATGCTTTCACGATTCATCACGGAGCGATTTACCAAAATCTGAATTTTGATGATGTCCTGAATGCGTGTTATACATTTCTTAACAGTCATCCATCTGAAACAATCATTATGTCTGTAAAAGAAGAATATGATGCATCCAACACAACCAGAAGCTTTGAACAGACTTTTGATTCTTATGTACAGAAAAATCCTTCTAAATGGGATCTTGGCTCAAATATTCCAACGTTGGGAGCGGTAAGAGGTAAAATCAAATTATTAAGAAGATTTTCTTCTGGCGCAACGAAGGGAATCAATGCTTCGCCATGGGCAGATAATACTACTTTTGACATCAACAACTCCGGGGTACAGCTAAAAGTACAGGATTACTATAAGGTGACCAACAATGATGATAAGTGGAATGGAATTTCCAGCCTTCTTAATGAAGCCAAAAATGATTCGAATGGTAAACTATTCGTCAATTTCACGAGCGGTTATAAGCCGGGGATTTTCGGGATCCCAAGTATTCCTACGGTATCAAATAGTATTAATCCAAGACTTAAAACCTTCTTCCAAACCAATACTCACGGATCATTTGGAATAATGCCGATTGACTTTGTGAACGCTGAATTATCTGAATTGATTGTTAAAACAAATTTCTGA